A genomic stretch from Acidobacteriota bacterium includes:
- a CDS encoding alpha/beta fold hydrolase: MKKACFLFIILGSVAAAMASPVRPAQAPAPAEDALTVKAREFLAAMEKGDFALAARDFDATMLKALGPDKLETMWARQLPAQLGAFKQQGPARREEQQGYEIVFVACEFEKARIDARVVFNKDGRIAGLQFAPPAPPVKYEPPAYADPARFEETEVTVGSGEWALPGTLTRPKGAGPFPAIVLVHGSGPNDRDETLGPNKLFKDLAWGLASRGIAVLRYDKRSKVHGKRIVADPRIEAAMTVKEETVDDALAAAALLRKTPGLDGRRVFILGHSLGGYLMPRIALAGRPLKPAGFIILAGLTRPIEDTMIRQMTYLYGLAGSSLSDDDRKRLEGLKAQAARIKALTAADSGSTTRLLGAMPAYWLDLRGYNPPELARSVKAPMLILQGERDYQVQTADLDNWKAALGSRRDVEFRLYPKLNHLFYEGEGALTPAEYIEKHGSVAPYVVDDIAGWIAKR; encoded by the coding sequence ATGAAAAAAGCCTGCTTCCTGTTCATTATCCTGGGATCCGTCGCCGCCGCGATGGCCTCCCCCGTTCGCCCGGCTCAGGCGCCCGCCCCGGCCGAGGACGCGCTCACGGTCAAGGCCCGGGAGTTCCTGGCGGCCATGGAGAAGGGCGACTTCGCCCTGGCCGCCCGCGACTTCGACGCGACCATGCTCAAGGCCCTGGGACCGGACAAGCTCGAGACGATGTGGGCCAGGCAGCTGCCGGCCCAGCTCGGGGCGTTCAAGCAGCAGGGCCCGGCGCGCCGCGAAGAGCAACAGGGCTACGAGATCGTCTTCGTCGCCTGCGAGTTCGAAAAGGCCCGGATCGACGCGCGGGTCGTTTTCAATAAGGACGGCCGGATCGCCGGCCTGCAGTTCGCGCCGCCGGCGCCGCCGGTGAAATACGAGCCGCCGGCCTACGCCGATCCGGCCAGATTCGAAGAGACCGAGGTCACGGTCGGCTCGGGCGAGTGGGCCCTGCCGGGGACGCTGACCAGGCCGAAAGGCGCCGGCCCCTTCCCCGCCATCGTGCTCGTCCACGGCTCCGGGCCCAACGACCGGGACGAGACGCTCGGCCCCAACAAGCTCTTCAAGGACCTGGCCTGGGGGCTGGCCTCGCGCGGCATCGCCGTCCTCCGCTACGACAAGCGCAGCAAGGTCCACGGGAAGAGGATCGTGGCCGATCCCAGGATCGAGGCGGCAATGACCGTGAAGGAAGAGACCGTCGACGACGCGCTGGCCGCCGCGGCCCTGCTCCGCAAGACGCCGGGGCTCGACGGCCGGCGGGTGTTCATCCTGGGGCACAGCCTGGGCGGATACCTGATGCCGAGGATCGCCCTGGCCGGCCGGCCGCTGAAGCCGGCCGGGTTCATCATCCTGGCCGGCCTGACGCGGCCGATCGAGGACACGATGATCCGCCAGATGACTTACCTTTACGGCCTGGCCGGGAGCTCCCTGTCCGACGACGACAGGAAAAGGCTCGAGGGCCTCAAGGCCCAGGCGGCCAGGATCAAGGCCCTCACCGCGGCCGACAGCGGCTCGACCACGAGGCTCCTGGGGGCCATGCCGGCCTACTGGCTCGACCTCCGCGGCTACAACCCGCCCGAGCTTGCCAGGTCGGTCAAGGCGCCCATGCTCATCCTCCAGGGCGAGCGCGATTACCAGGTCCAGACGGCCGACCTCGACAACTGGAAGGCCGCCCTGGGCTCGCGGCGGGACGTCGAGTTCCGCCTCTATCCCAAGCTCAATCATCTCTTCTACGAGGGGGAGGGAGCCCTGACGCCGGCGGAGTACATCGAGAAGCACGGCAGCGTCGCGCCCTACGTCGTGGACGACATCGCCGGCTGGATCGCGAAGCGCTGA
- a CDS encoding gamma-glutamyl-gamma-aminobutyrate hydrolase family protein (Members of this family of hydrolases with an active site Cys residue belong to MEROPS family C26.) encodes MRRTLVLALAFLVAAAAVPAPLACQTPDPDRWLDGVTGRGDDVRLVIFNPEVFNVRALAELRRLGVIDIPNLTVVGVWHERQADDFAESRKYVAENKLDWFKFHVVRAEISEPVLFKRNACTPEFERIAAKADGVIFFGGPDAPASIYGEKTSLFTEISDPFRHYLEVSAAFHFLGGSQDPGFKPLLEGRPGFPVLGICLGLQTMNIGTGGTLAQDIRWDVYGQTTFEGTIALGPEQWHTNPYRGLFPLDRLMGYSFHSLQLGDGSVFVKAMGFKPSDHPRVLSAHHQAIGRMGKGLVATASSRDGRIVEAVQHEKYPNVLGVQFHPEHPLLFDPGPRQRQKPGDAPTSFLAILEGTPPSVEFNKAIWRWFAGRLAESHGR; translated from the coding sequence GTGAGAAGGACTCTCGTTCTCGCCCTCGCATTCCTCGTGGCGGCGGCCGCCGTCCCGGCGCCCCTCGCCTGCCAGACGCCCGATCCCGACCGCTGGCTCGACGGCGTGACGGGGCGCGGCGACGACGTCCGCCTGGTCATCTTCAATCCCGAGGTGTTCAATGTCCGGGCCCTGGCCGAGCTGCGCCGGCTCGGCGTCATCGACATCCCCAACCTGACGGTCGTCGGCGTCTGGCACGAGCGGCAGGCGGACGATTTCGCCGAGAGCCGGAAGTACGTCGCGGAGAACAAGCTCGACTGGTTCAAGTTCCATGTCGTCAGAGCCGAGATCAGCGAGCCGGTCCTCTTCAAGCGGAACGCCTGCACGCCAGAGTTCGAGAGGATCGCGGCCAAGGCCGACGGCGTCATCTTTTTCGGCGGGCCCGACGCGCCGGCCTCGATTTACGGCGAGAAAACGAGCCTGTTCACGGAGATCAGCGATCCCTTCCGTCACTACCTCGAGGTCTCGGCGGCCTTCCACTTCCTCGGCGGCTCGCAGGACCCGGGTTTCAAGCCGCTCCTGGAGGGGCGCCCGGGCTTCCCCGTGCTCGGCATCTGCCTGGGCTTACAGACGATGAACATCGGGACGGGCGGGACGCTGGCCCAGGACATCCGCTGGGACGTCTACGGGCAGACGACCTTCGAAGGGACGATCGCCCTCGGGCCCGAGCAGTGGCACACGAATCCCTACCGGGGCCTGTTCCCGCTCGACCGGCTCATGGGCTACAGCTTCCATAGCCTGCAGCTCGGCGACGGGAGCGTCTTCGTCAAGGCCATGGGCTTCAAGCCGTCCGATCATCCCCGCGTCCTCAGCGCCCATCACCAGGCCATCGGCCGGATGGGGAAGGGCCTGGTGGCCACGGCCAGCTCGCGCGACGGCCGGATCGTCGAGGCCGTCCAGCACGAGAAATACCCCAACGTCCTCGGCGTCCAGTTCCACCCCGAGCATCCCCTGCTCTTCGACCCCGGGCCGCGGCAGAGGCAGAAGCCCGGCGACGCGCCGACGAGCTTCCTGGCCATCCTCGAGGGCACGCCGCCGAGCGTCGAATTCAACAAGGCGATCTGGCGCTGGTTCGCGGGCCGGCTGGCCGAGAGCCACGGCCGCTAG
- a CDS encoding DUF5916 domain-containing protein, with protein sequence MRKRIFGAVLRLALAWAAVRAASPAAPARTAGDLKSPLEIPRLTRAPKIDGVLDNPIWEAEGLKIDAFVQLSPKENGTPTERTAAYLGHDEKNLYIAIRAFDSQSSRIRCSITKRDGCLEDDWVMVMLDTFNEKRRAFTFAVNPAGVQMDFIRVEEGGNDNMDDSWDTVFASGGSIDGEGYTVEMAIPFKSLRFPNEDLKAWNLVFARNLPRTGEVIVHPTVSRDIPGLLSNGRPFLMRGAVERSRNVEVMPFVTSLGRGGPAAEGKAFDFQPGANFKLGLASNTTLDLTANPDFSQIEADEPQIDYNLRYALRYNEKRPFFLEGMEIFNSPAIETVYTRQINDPSFGAKISGKSGRFAYGLLSAYDMHPAESLWEIPNGGGETSGAKAFSNVLRTKADVGSGSYIGFTLTDKELGGGSWSRLGGIDGQLRFKDRVFFNFQAVASSSSAAGERTSLAPGLYGDLCYTTRHWDVGGFYKAVHPDFQASLGFVNRTDYRSAGGYASYTLYPDKKYLNQVRFRVQAGVRDGYADSVTQDTWIRPQIQFRLTEFNQVFVQYEAAMERFAGVEFRKQNLSIESQFTFISWLPLYFSFQTGDSINYDPDDAYLGASNTYGVSLTIKPSKRLQLGTDFSKQTFWDRADGSGNWDYNVVREKAAYQFSRTLSFRAIVDYNFFYEKAFGSLLASWVLRPGTVFFLGFDNNYLRTSSGRFLRENWNVFVKFSYWWRL encoded by the coding sequence ATGAGGAAACGGATCTTCGGGGCTGTGCTGCGGTTGGCGCTGGCCTGGGCCGCCGTCCGGGCGGCCTCCCCCGCCGCGCCGGCCCGGACGGCCGGCGATCTCAAGTCGCCCCTCGAGATCCCCCGCCTGACCCGCGCTCCGAAGATCGACGGCGTCCTCGACAATCCCATCTGGGAGGCCGAGGGCCTGAAGATCGACGCTTTCGTCCAGCTCAGCCCCAAGGAGAACGGGACGCCGACCGAGAGGACCGCGGCCTATCTCGGCCACGACGAGAAGAACCTCTATATCGCCATACGGGCTTTCGATTCCCAGTCTTCCAGGATCCGCTGCTCGATCACCAAGCGCGACGGCTGCCTGGAGGACGACTGGGTCATGGTCATGCTCGACACCTTCAACGAGAAGCGGCGGGCCTTCACCTTCGCCGTCAACCCGGCCGGCGTCCAGATGGACTTCATCCGGGTCGAGGAGGGCGGCAACGACAACATGGACGACAGCTGGGACACCGTTTTCGCCTCCGGCGGCTCGATCGACGGGGAGGGCTACACGGTCGAGATGGCCATCCCCTTCAAGAGCCTGCGCTTCCCGAACGAGGACCTCAAAGCCTGGAACCTGGTCTTTGCCCGCAACCTGCCGCGAACGGGCGAGGTCATCGTGCATCCGACGGTTTCGCGCGACATCCCCGGCCTGCTGTCCAACGGCCGGCCGTTCCTGATGCGCGGGGCCGTCGAGCGCAGCCGCAACGTCGAGGTCATGCCCTTCGTGACCTCGCTCGGGCGGGGCGGGCCGGCGGCCGAGGGGAAGGCGTTCGACTTTCAGCCGGGCGCCAATTTCAAGCTCGGCCTGGCCTCGAACACGACCCTCGACCTGACGGCCAACCCCGATTTCAGCCAGATCGAGGCCGACGAGCCGCAGATCGACTACAACCTCCGCTACGCCCTGCGCTACAACGAGAAGCGGCCCTTCTTCCTCGAGGGCATGGAGATCTTCAACTCGCCGGCGATCGAGACGGTCTACACCCGCCAGATCAACGACCCCAGCTTCGGGGCAAAGATCTCCGGCAAGAGCGGCCGGTTCGCCTACGGCCTGCTCTCGGCCTACGACATGCACCCGGCCGAGAGCCTCTGGGAGATACCGAACGGCGGGGGGGAGACTTCCGGGGCCAAGGCCTTTTCCAATGTCCTCCGGACCAAGGCGGACGTCGGCTCGGGCTCCTACATCGGCTTCACCCTGACCGACAAGGAGCTCGGCGGGGGCAGCTGGAGCCGCCTGGGTGGGATCGACGGCCAGCTCCGGTTCAAGGACCGGGTCTTTTTCAACTTCCAGGCCGTGGCCTCGAGCTCGAGCGCCGCCGGCGAGCGGACCTCGCTCGCGCCCGGCCTTTACGGCGACCTCTGCTACACGACCAGGCATTGGGACGTCGGCGGCTTCTACAAGGCGGTCCACCCCGACTTCCAGGCCTCGCTCGGCTTCGTCAACAGGACCGACTACCGGAGCGCCGGCGGCTACGCCTCCTACACCCTCTATCCCGACAAGAAATACCTCAACCAGGTCCGCTTCCGCGTCCAGGCGGGCGTGCGCGACGGCTACGCCGACAGCGTCACCCAGGACACCTGGATCCGGCCCCAGATCCAATTCCGGCTGACCGAATTCAACCAGGTCTTTGTCCAATACGAGGCGGCGATGGAGCGGTTCGCTGGCGTCGAGTTCCGGAAGCAGAATCTCTCGATCGAATCGCAGTTCACCTTCATCAGCTGGCTGCCCTTGTACTTCTCCTTCCAGACAGGCGACAGCATCAACTACGACCCCGACGACGCTTACCTCGGCGCCAGCAACACGTACGGCGTGTCGCTGACCATCAAGCCCAGCAAGCGGCTCCAGCTGGGGACCGACTTCAGCAAGCAGACGTTCTGGGACCGGGCCGACGGCTCCGGGAACTGGGACTACAACGTCGTCCGCGAGAAGGCGGCCTACCAGTTCAGCCGGACGCTGTCGTTCCGGGCCATCGTCGACTACAACTTCTTCTACGAGAAGGCCTTCGGCAGCCTCCTGGCCAGCTGGGTCCTGCGGCCGGGCACGGTCTTCTTCCTCGGCTTCGACAACAATTACCTCCGCACCTCGTCCGGCCGCTTCCTCCGCGAGAACTGGAACGTCTTCGTCAAGTTCTCCTACTGGTGGCGGCTGTAG